Genomic DNA from Chelonia mydas isolate rCheMyd1 chromosome 6, rCheMyd1.pri.v2, whole genome shotgun sequence:
TGTTGTATCTAGTTACCATAATAGCCAGAGCTGGGCAAGTACTTCAAAGACTTGCTCAAATAATTAATTGAAGTCATTTTGGACCTCATAACTCATTGGTGTTCATGCTTGTAAGTAGTGTAGCCTCACCCCATTGGCACCCCCTCACCTCTGGTTGAAGCATTACATGGGATCCTTGTCTCTAGTGCTCACTACCATGCTCTCCCTCAGCCCTACAATAGCCTTTCCCAaccttcatcttctcctgactctcTTTCTGGGTGTTCTgtggcttagccctccagccaagtcacatgaAAGCCTAAACTCCTTTTAGGGTAATACAAATGAGTCCAcataaaaatccaaacaaatctTCAAAATAATACCCCTTTTACACCTCTCACATACTGTAGTTCCCTTGTTGGACCTACCTCAGAGCTTTGCCAGAAGGGGATGACACAGGTCCTCTAGAGTTCTCTCTCCATTGTTTCCTGTCTGTACCTGTCTGTTTCCTGTCTGAACCCTACCCTAGGGCTTCTTCCCAGCTGAACTCCTCCAGTCTATTTATAAGGCCTATGTCCACTGCCTTAGTCCAGGAGGCAATTAATCACCCATGTGCAGAGCATAACTAATTGGGGTTCTTATTCTTGCCTTGGTGGTGATGTGGGTTCAGCCCAACACAGTACCCCATTGAAGTTTACTACCTGCGGACAGCTGAGTGACAGATTAGTGGCAAGGATATTCATGTAACAGCCAGTTTTAAACAAACTGGACATTATGtgaaaagcaaattttgaatATTCAAACTGAGTGTCCAACAGACCAAACTACTAAGTCTCCATCCTTTGATGTCTGGAtgactttctggaagatatgattTAGTCAGTGCAAgctattgggctcaatgcagtgctgactgggtgaaattctatggcctgtgatatatagaaggtcagactaaGTGATATAATGCGtacttctggtcttaaaatctatggagAATAAAAGGTATAGCATGTTACCTGCAGTATGTGTCCAATCAAAACAAGCCAACAGAAGTGGAACTCTGAAGATCCACCACTGTAATGACTTGCTGGTGAACAATGTACAGAAGAAGTAGTAGACAAATAAATGTTTGGGGGGTGTAGAGGACCAGCTCAAGGCCTATGGACCATTTAGGTTCCATATAAGACCATGATACAAAACtcggtgaagtcaatggaaagccttcAACAGGGATAGTGCACAAGCCTTGCGCTGGCCCTCTGCATAGCTGAGACTTTAGCCCTAGGTGAACATGCTTATGAACTCATAAGCTGCTCATGGGCAAGTCACGAACAGAAAAAGACGGTAAATTCAACAAATAAATGATTTACTATGCTTCATTTCCACAGCTCTAGTACTGACAAACATAAGCATTGTTGTGTGGCATTGTGTAAATCTCTAGCCTTTTAAAAGCATGTTTTACAAGTAGCTGTCCCAAAATGTCCTGTGAGAGAGTCTGTTGGATCTCAGAACTTAAGAGGAATGTGTTGGGACAGTGGTGCATGAAAGGATGTGGCAATTCAGTAGGAGGTACTCTATTCCCTCAGTCTTTACTAAGCAAAGCCCAGGTATAGGGAAGTGCAGATCAGATGTAAAGTGAAGTTGTGACAGCTTGCAGTTATTAACAATCATGGCTTTTTCTGTCAGAGTTGATGTTATGATGTTATGTCAGAGTTGATGTATGATGTTAACCCTAGTGTTGTTTCACCTCAGTAACCTTCATTTTCTGAGTTAAACTTTAAACTTCAAGACTTTCATTAGAATCCTGATTTTGAGTCTCTGGCCCATTTAATCAAAATTACATAATGTACCACTGCCCTCTATTGGACAAAATGTATCTGTGTTTTTACAATAGATTGTGGGATCCCATCTGGCCCAATACTGGGCTGATGTAAACACAGTTTAGATTAGCAAACTAACTAATTACTAATGAGATATTGCAACGTAAATTATgagatcaagaaaaaaaattaatgatttgAAGAATACTTTGTTGATGGAGTGTAAATTTTTCAATAAGACCTTTACAAAAGAATAAAATGATGTAAGTGCAACAAAATCCTTTTTAATATTCCAGGAGTCATAAACAAGCACAGATAGAATTTACAGAAGCACTTTTGAAGGcacatttattctctctctctctcgctgctGATAAAGACCTGATCCTGTAATACTTATTCAGTTAAAATTCCCTTGCCTGACTAAGGAGTGGTGGTTTGGGGCCAAATATGAGTAATAaccttgattctgatctcacaccaatgCAAATCAGAAGTAgctctattgacatcaatggagttattctaGTATGAGACTGGCCTAAGCAAAAAAAGAGAATCAGGTTCAATATACATATTATTGTTCTGATTCATAACTTCAGTAGAGCAATAAAGACCTCCAAAATGACATCTCACAAACAAAATTTTGATGAGAactatttttttcagtaaaaatgtcTTAGAAATTAAATAAGTTAAATACTATTGATGAGAGATTTCCCTATTAACAGACAATCTCCCCTAGATAATTATATGCATAATAACCTTAAGCATTAATATCCATTGGTACATACAATGGACTAAACATTTTCTCTACTAGTCTGAGGAATATACCATATAGAATCAATACTAAACTAATATCACTGCAAAAAAAGACAATTGTTGAATATAAAACTGTTGTAAAGATCTAAAAAATCTACCATCACATCAATTGTGTGGAACTGTATGAAAGAATAAGGGATCTTGCCAACCTAGGCCTTGATCCTCCCAAGACATATATATGTGAATAACTATACACATGGTGTCTAAAGTTAAGCAGtgtgtctttgcaggattggggcctaggtAAGAAAGATCCCTTTCATTCTTGTGTAGAATTCCACAATAAAGGGGAAATATGACGACTCTGAAAAGATttgaggtaaaattttcaaaagcaactaagtgACTGAGCAcctgaagtcccattttcaaaagtgacttagaagcctaattcccattgactttcaattgaCTTTCACTTTTTAGAATGGGACGTAGGCTCCTAAtcactaagggtacgtctataTTGCAGCTGAACACCTGTGGCTGACCCAAAGACAGCTGATGTGGgttcgcagggctcaggctatggggcagtttaattgcggtgtagacactTGGGCTTGGGTTGGAGACCATGttttgggaccctcccaccttacaCGGTCTCAGAgattgggctccagcccaaacctgaacatctacccagcagttttacagccctgcagcctgagcccaagtcagctgaccaggaCCACccacgggtgtttaattgctaCGTGGACCTACCCTAAGATCTACCTGCAAATATTACTCTTGGGCTTTGTTTCTAGATCCCTATAATGAGCAAGCTATTAATATCTTTACATGTACATGATGCTTtacaaaacacattaaaaatgaaggtcccagcccagagaggcATATAGTCTAACTTAGATAATTAAGATATGCAGGATAAGAGTGAAAAAATAGGTGTGCAGACATTGCTGAGAAGGTGATCAATGAtggaaggcttttaaaaataaatgtgttctaAGGGGGAATGGAATGAGGGGATAAAAGCTGCTTGGTGGGAAGCTGTTTGAAGCAAAAAGGATGGCATGGAATAAGATGCGAAGCTGAGAGCAGCAGGAGACAAATGGAGTCATGAGGGGAGACAGAATGGAGGCATGTAGAGAATAGAAGGGAGTGTTGGATGAGATATGGGCAGAAATGTCAGAAGGGCGACGAAGTTGGTCACAAAGAAACTGACCTTGTAACGTGAGAGGAAGCCACGGAGGACAAATATAAGATGTAGCTCTCCATTTTATATATTGCTAATTGTTTTAAACTTGGCTGTATGTAAATTTCTTCATTTGCTGTCCCTCCCTCTTTGTACCATTTTAATACAAtacatttacatatttaaaacagaaaaccaaaactAGACTAACATCTTCAGTTCTCCTTATTCTTTGCTTTGGTTTTGGTTGAAGGAGCAGTAGCTTGGTCCTAAGCCTCTCACAGTGCAGTCAGTGTTGTCAATATCACATGACTCACAATGGCACTCTGTAGCCACTGGGTATGAATAAAACGATTCAGCATGGTCAGCACAGCCAGGGATCTTCACTGTTTCATAAACAAGCTCCTTGAAAGTACAGGTTTGCTGAACTGATGATGCCGGTGGGTACTTATACACTGGATCCTGAAAATGACAGGAAGGAAATATTTGACTTGAAATTAGTTTGAGACCTGCGATTTTTCTCAGGAGTTTGTAAAAACTAGAATCTGCATAGCGGATCTGACCCAAAGCCCTGTGAACTCAGTGGAAAGAATCCCACTGACTTGTTAGGCTTAAAATTACAACCAAGTCTTCCAGTTTTCTCCTTTCAAAGACCCGATGTAGTAAATACATGCAACTATGGTGTAACTATAAAGGATTATTGTTTTTAGAACTCAAAGTAACTTTTATATGAAAGGCACAGGCGTCTATTTGGTAATGATTGGATACGTAAACTCCAGTGCAACCACCAGATTATATCCTTTTCCCACCCTGTATTAAACAGAAATTGGCACAAGACAGAGTACTAGACTGGAGTCAAAATATGGCCAACTTCTCAGCTGTACAAACTCTGTGATTATGTACCATCTCTGTAATGGATCAAATTGGGACACCAAATGTGAGCATCTTCAAAACTGAGGGGAAGATCCATCTGGAGCTAAACTTTAAGGCTTGGGGCCAACTTTAGTATCTATGTTTTTCCATATTTCTGGTTCACGATACATTCAAAACCTATGCTCGTTACACTGAATAACCCAAGAAAGATTTGTTAGCATCTTTATAAACTATGTATTTGTTTTCTCACAGTAATCAATCATTTATGCTAATTCTTGACTCAAAATACTTGTTAAACTCTATACTGGATTGTCTTACAGAACTGACTAAGGtttatatttttgattttgtATTGTGTTACCAAATGCGGTAGACTCTCAGTTGCTCTCAGGTATAATCactaaggccaaattctgctgtcaatGACACAGAAGCAATTCCCAGTGATGTTGATGGGAGCTATGCCAGAGTAACTGGCAGCAGAATTTGCCTCCACATATCAGCTTGCTTCTGAAAGGCTCTTTAATGCCCAATCCTGCCCAATGCTGAGCTCTCCTTTGGGCTGCTGAGTGCCCTGATGTCATTGGGAGCGAGGAGCACTTAGTACTGCGAAGGAGCAACTCGGCACCTGAATATGCATGTCATAAAgcaaagtctttttaaaattaagggaACTACATAAACCAACATTCCATGAGATGCACAGTGTTTATGTGTGCAGAGAAGGAAGGACAGTTGATAAGTGGCTttcaaacaaaattaattaaaggttgattttctttttttacacaATCCACAGTTAGGAAACCTGTGTATGCAGTTGAATAAATGCTGAATTTAAGGAGACCAAGCACCTTTTCATCTGTCTCTCTGTACTTCAAGACAGCTGTGGCATTCACAGCTCCACTTCATCACACACATTGATTATTTAAGGCTCTTTCACGTTTAACTGGACCCTACCTGAGTCTTCTCATTACAGACTGTAAGACTGGCTTGTTCATATTCATTTTTGGGGAG
This window encodes:
- the FSHB gene encoding follitropin subunit beta isoform X1 gives rise to the protein MLPAVLQQRGSLICRSQQKRMKTINCYLLLLCWKAICGNICELSNITIAVEKEECKFCINVNATWCSGYCFTRDPVYKYPPASSVQQTCTFKELVYETVKIPGCADHAESFYSYPVATECHCESCDIDNTDCTVRGLGPSYCSFNQNQSKE
- the FSHB gene encoding follitropin subunit beta isoform X2; translation: MKTINCYLLLLCWKAICGNICELSNITIAVEKEECKFCINVNATWCSGYCFTRDPVYKYPPASSVQQTCTFKELVYETVKIPGCADHAESFYSYPVATECHCESCDIDNTDCTVRGLGPSYCSFNQNQSKE